Proteins from a genomic interval of Streptomyces sp. Tu6071:
- a CDS encoding flavin reductase family protein, producing the protein MTDTPMTDTAEPTAHRATPPTAVRTPVAAPAATTATTASATALPAQPPGPAPLTPPAADLRPLMSAFPSGVSVVTALDENAVPRGMTCSSLASVALDPAVLVVCLRAGGPTSDAVLGSGRFTLNLLHEDARDVSDLFASQRPDRFERVVWRLPLGASGPHLTEAALATADCTVVRAVPFGDHTAVFGHVTRVAHTDTAAPLLYGRRRYARWSAAAAAPEPRRTEGEPRVRP; encoded by the coding sequence ATGACGGACACACCCATGACGGACACCGCGGAGCCCACCGCCCACCGCGCCACGCCGCCCACCGCCGTACGCACCCCGGTGGCAGCACCTGCCGCCACCACCGCCACCACCGCTTCCGCCACCGCCCTGCCCGCGCAGCCCCCCGGCCCCGCCCCGCTCACGCCCCCGGCCGCCGACCTCCGCCCCCTCATGTCCGCGTTCCCCTCCGGGGTCAGCGTCGTCACGGCGCTCGACGAGAACGCCGTGCCGCGCGGGATGACGTGCAGTTCGCTCGCGAGCGTGGCACTCGACCCGGCCGTCCTCGTGGTCTGCCTGCGCGCGGGCGGGCCGACGTCCGACGCGGTGCTCGGCTCGGGCAGGTTCACGCTCAACCTGCTCCACGAGGACGCCCGCGACGTCTCCGACCTGTTCGCCTCGCAGCGCCCCGACCGCTTCGAACGGGTCGTGTGGCGGCTGCCGCTCGGGGCCTCCGGGCCCCACCTCACCGAGGCGGCGCTCGCCACGGCCGACTGCACGGTCGTCAGGGCCGTCCCCTTCGGCGACCACACGGCCGTCTTCGGCCACGTCACCCGCGTCGCGCACACCGACACCGCGGCGCCGCTCCTCTACGGCCGCCGCCGCTACGCCCGCTGGAGCGCCGCCGCCGCCGCGCCCGAACCCCGCCGCACCGAAGGAGAACCCCGTGTCCGCCCCTGA
- a CDS encoding acyl carrier protein: MTTQVPALNDAQKAEIKDIVCDILELELDEVSDVSLFKEEHDADSLRTIEILASLERTFGITLKQSELSRMVNLTGVYAVVAEAKAQ, from the coding sequence ATGACCACGCAGGTTCCCGCCCTGAACGACGCGCAGAAGGCCGAGATCAAGGACATCGTCTGCGACATCCTCGAACTGGAGCTGGACGAGGTGAGCGACGTGAGCCTCTTCAAGGAGGAGCACGACGCGGACTCGCTGCGCACCATCGAGATCCTGGCCTCGCTGGAGCGCACCTTCGGCATCACGCTCAAGCAGTCCGAGCTGAGCCGCATGGTCAACCTCACCGGCGTCTACGCCGTGGTCGCCGAGGCGAAGGCCCAGTGA
- the trpD gene encoding anthranilate phosphoribosyltransferase → MEQRQEARRPERHWQGLIGAVIEGRDLDGEDTAWVMDRIMRGDVPDALIAGFLVALRAKGETVAELDGLVGGLMDHAVTVDVPGRTVDVVGTGGDGAHTVNISTMAAIVAAGAGARVVKHGNRAASSACGSADVLERLGVGLRLTPEEVARSVDEVGIAFCFAPDFHPAMRHAVGARKALGIPTVFNAIGPLSNPARPSAQAVGVADPRLLPLVAGVLARRGVEALVFRGDDGLDELTVTTSSRVCAVTGGTVREERFDPRALGIPYSPVEALRGGDAGTNAAVALRVLAGERGPVRDAVLLSAAATLAVGEPAGDRTVTERIAAALPAARAAIDSGAARQTLSRWSARSGTPHSPVPPVGVAA, encoded by the coding sequence GTGGAGCAGCGGCAGGAAGCGCGGCGCCCCGAGCGGCACTGGCAGGGCCTGATCGGTGCGGTGATCGAGGGGCGGGACCTGGACGGTGAGGACACCGCCTGGGTCATGGACCGGATCATGCGGGGCGACGTTCCCGACGCGTTGATCGCGGGGTTCCTCGTGGCCTTGCGGGCCAAGGGTGAGACGGTCGCCGAACTCGACGGTCTCGTCGGGGGGCTCATGGACCACGCCGTCACGGTGGACGTACCGGGCCGGACCGTCGACGTCGTCGGCACCGGAGGGGACGGGGCGCACACCGTGAACATCTCCACGATGGCGGCGATCGTCGCGGCGGGAGCCGGGGCGAGGGTCGTGAAGCACGGGAACCGGGCCGCGAGTTCGGCGTGCGGCTCGGCGGACGTCCTGGAACGGCTCGGGGTCGGGCTCCGGCTCACGCCGGAGGAAGTGGCCAGGTCCGTCGACGAGGTGGGGATCGCCTTCTGCTTCGCGCCGGACTTCCACCCGGCGATGCGGCACGCGGTCGGCGCCCGCAAGGCGCTCGGCATCCCGACGGTGTTCAACGCGATCGGTCCGCTGAGCAACCCGGCCCGGCCCTCGGCGCAGGCGGTCGGGGTCGCCGACCCCCGGCTGCTGCCGCTCGTCGCCGGGGTACTGGCCCGGCGCGGCGTGGAGGCGCTCGTCTTCCGCGGCGACGACGGGCTCGACGAACTGACCGTCACGACGAGCTCGCGGGTGTGCGCGGTGACCGGGGGCACGGTGCGCGAGGAGCGCTTCGACCCGCGTGCCCTGGGCATCCCGTACTCGCCCGTGGAGGCGCTGCGCGGCGGCGACGCCGGGACGAACGCGGCGGTCGCGCTGCGGGTCCTCGCGGGGGAGCGGGGCCCCGTGCGGGACGCGGTACTCCTCTCGGCGGCGGCGACGCTCGCGGTCGGCGAGCCGGCCGGGGACCGTACGGTGACGGAACGGATCGCCGCTGCGCTCCCGGCGGCCCGTGCCGCGATCGACTCGGGGGCCGCCCGGCAGACCCTGTCCCGCTGGAGCGCGCGGAGCGGCACGCCGCACAGCCCCGTGCCGCCGGTGGGCGTCGCGGCCTGA
- a CDS encoding cation:proton antiporter yields the protein MSAPDPLPHLLVAVPVVIAACRAGAVLVRRIGQPPVIGEITIGILLGPSLLGWISPGAAAWLFPAQTLPYLSVLGNIGLLCFMFLVGLELDLSALRGNSRTAVAVSQVGIFVPLALGGLLAAGMYGSFAPPGVGRLPFVLFVAVSLSITAFPVLARILTDRGLYATGLGSLAMASAAVDDVAAWCLLALVTAVSVSGSPGQAVVTVLWSLVFVAVMASVVRPLLSRLSRRAERLAESTVLAAVFTGLCVSACITQEIGIHALFGAFLFGVVTPRHSRSVEVSAARLRAFAVPLLLPLFFVSTGLNTDISLLGSDVTQWLWAGAVLAVAVLGKFGGATSAARLSGRGWRDSLSLGALMNCRGLTELIVLNLGLELGVIGPDLFTILVLMALGTTAITSPALTWFRRSAEPGPAPATGTGGDDALGKDAGPAPGDGDSLPGDREPATAA from the coding sequence GTGTCCGCCCCTGACCCGCTGCCGCACCTGCTCGTCGCCGTGCCCGTCGTCATCGCCGCCTGCCGCGCCGGCGCGGTCCTCGTCCGGCGGATCGGGCAGCCGCCCGTGATCGGCGAGATCACGATCGGCATCCTGCTCGGCCCCTCGCTTCTGGGCTGGATCTCGCCCGGAGCGGCGGCGTGGCTCTTCCCCGCGCAGACGCTGCCCTATCTCTCCGTGCTCGGCAACATCGGCCTGCTGTGCTTCATGTTCCTCGTCGGGCTCGAGCTCGATCTCTCGGCGCTGCGCGGCAACAGCCGCACGGCCGTCGCGGTGAGCCAGGTCGGCATCTTCGTGCCCCTCGCACTCGGCGGTCTCCTCGCGGCGGGGATGTACGGGTCCTTCGCGCCACCGGGCGTCGGCAGATTGCCGTTCGTCCTCTTCGTCGCCGTGTCGCTGAGCATCACGGCCTTCCCCGTACTCGCCCGCATCCTCACCGACCGCGGCCTCTACGCGACCGGGCTCGGCTCGCTCGCGATGGCCAGCGCCGCCGTGGACGACGTCGCCGCGTGGTGCCTGCTGGCCCTCGTGACGGCGGTGAGCGTGAGCGGTTCCCCCGGCCAGGCGGTCGTGACGGTCCTGTGGTCGCTCGTCTTCGTCGCCGTGATGGCCTCCGTCGTGCGCCCGCTCCTGTCGCGGCTCTCGCGGCGGGCCGAGCGCCTCGCCGAGAGCACGGTGCTCGCCGCCGTCTTCACCGGGCTGTGCGTCTCCGCCTGCATCACGCAGGAGATCGGCATCCACGCCCTCTTCGGTGCCTTCCTCTTCGGCGTCGTCACCCCCCGCCACTCCCGGTCCGTCGAGGTCTCGGCCGCCCGGCTCCGCGCCTTCGCCGTCCCGCTGCTCCTCCCGCTCTTCTTCGTCAGCACCGGCCTCAACACGGACATCTCCCTGCTCGGCTCGGACGTGACGCAGTGGCTGTGGGCCGGTGCCGTGCTCGCCGTCGCCGTGCTCGGCAAGTTCGGCGGCGCCACCTCCGCGGCACGGCTCTCCGGCCGGGGCTGGCGGGACAGCCTCTCGCTCGGCGCGCTCATGAACTGCCGGGGCCTCACCGAGCTGATCGTGCTCAACCTCGGCCTGGAGCTGGGCGTCATCGGCCCCGACCTCTTCACGATCCTGGTCCTGATGGCACTCGGCACGACCGCGATCACCTCCCCCGCCCTCACCTGGTTCCGTCGCTCGGCGGAACCAGGGCCCGCCCCCGCGACGGGTACGGGTGGGGACGACGCCCTCGGGAAGGACGCCGGGCCCGCTCCCGGGGACGGCGATTCCCTGCCCGGGGACCGCGAGCCCGCCACGGCCGCTTGA
- a CDS encoding beta-ketoacyl-[acyl-carrier-protein] synthase family protein, with protein sequence MRSPADGRANHPADGPATGAPRAGADRAARHRVVITGLGVVTSVGTGVDAFADSLRAGRSGAKPISAFDTTGFAYANACEITDFEPADWLEAQEPEDLGRAAQFAAAASRMAVADAGLTAERVRAVRSLVSVGTTDGESRDLDHLTALQVAEGEDALDPVAARRVWPNRLSAGIVRELGLEDVETVTVPTACAAGNYAVGYGYDAISSGDVDMALCGGADALCRKTFTGFYRLGTIAPDVCRPFDADRQGILTGEGAGILLMESLESARARGATIYAEVLGYGLSCDASHPVAPDRDSIARCITAAHRNAGIEPADVDFISAHGTGTRANDVTEVGAIRQVFGEDLPRTVSIKSMIGHTMGAASALASAACALALRDGFIPPTINHRSTDPECAVDCVPNEAVTAELKVVQNNGLAFGGNNAVLVLGAWQQAA encoded by the coding sequence GTGAGAAGCCCGGCGGACGGCCGGGCGAACCACCCGGCGGACGGCCCGGCGACCGGGGCCCCGCGCGCGGGGGCGGATCGCGCGGCCAGGCACCGGGTGGTCATCACCGGGCTCGGCGTCGTCACGAGCGTGGGCACCGGGGTGGACGCCTTCGCGGACAGCCTGCGGGCCGGGCGCAGCGGCGCCAAGCCCATCAGCGCCTTCGACACGACGGGCTTCGCCTACGCCAACGCGTGCGAGATCACCGACTTCGAGCCGGCCGACTGGCTCGAGGCGCAGGAGCCCGAAGACCTCGGCCGGGCCGCGCAGTTCGCCGCCGCCGCGAGCCGGATGGCGGTCGCGGACGCGGGGCTCACCGCCGAGCGGGTACGGGCCGTGCGCTCCCTCGTCTCGGTCGGCACGACCGACGGGGAGTCCCGCGACCTCGACCACCTCACGGCCCTCCAGGTCGCCGAGGGCGAGGACGCGCTCGACCCGGTCGCCGCGCGGCGCGTGTGGCCGAACCGGCTCTCGGCGGGCATCGTCAGGGAGCTGGGGCTGGAGGACGTCGAGACCGTCACGGTCCCCACCGCCTGCGCGGCCGGGAACTACGCGGTCGGCTACGGCTACGACGCGATCAGCTCGGGAGACGTCGACATGGCCCTGTGCGGCGGCGCCGACGCGCTGTGCCGCAAGACCTTCACGGGCTTCTACCGGCTCGGCACCATCGCACCCGACGTGTGCCGTCCCTTCGACGCCGACCGGCAGGGCATCCTGACCGGCGAGGGCGCCGGCATCCTCCTCATGGAGTCGCTGGAGTCCGCGCGGGCCAGGGGCGCCACGATCTACGCCGAAGTGCTCGGTTACGGGCTGTCCTGCGACGCGAGCCACCCGGTCGCCCCCGACCGCGACTCCATCGCGCGCTGCATCACCGCCGCGCACCGCAACGCCGGGATCGAGCCCGCGGACGTCGACTTCATCTCCGCGCACGGCACCGGCACGCGGGCCAACGACGTGACCGAGGTCGGCGCGATCCGGCAGGTCTTCGGCGAGGACCTGCCGCGCACCGTCTCGATCAAGTCGATGATCGGCCACACCATGGGCGCGGCCAGCGCCCTCGCCTCGGCCGCGTGCGCCCTGGCGCTGCGGGACGGCTTCATCCCGCCCACCATCAACCACCGCTCCACCGACCCCGAGTGCGCGGTCGACTGCGTACCCAACGAAGCCGTCACGGCCGAGCTGAAGGTCGTGCAGAACAACGGACTGGCCTTCGGCGGCAACAACGCCGTCCTGGTGCTCGGCGCCTGGCAACAGGCGGCCTGA
- a CDS encoding anthranilate synthase component I family protein: MTTLLDSPAQAGAAAPPAVAVRVATLPLPPHDPLELFTALRERAGETEVFLLESLEAPAQDGGTAVVGCGRLAEIRVHADRIAVDAPAPLAAPLLAAVDTAGLAPLPDGSRALGADTDVWDVLRAVQSVFRVETDAAPDTYAFGFLTTVGYGAAWHMERLPERTGESGPDLVLALFRDVVRYDLDAGTAERLAATSEHFPPVAKDLVEEGLAALRPAGPLPRAPEPRAVRDSTDRDSYLESVARCLRHIGVGDVYQIQIGHRIEVDTELTPLQVYRRLRHRNPSPYMYLVPREGTTLIGASPEVLYRTEGGQLMMRPIAGTAPRSGDPAVDGPRIEALRASEKERAEHVMLVDLCRNDIGRVAVPGSLAVPSLMTVETYSHVFHLVSTVEGRLAAGQDAWSTLCATFPAGTVTGAPKIRAMELIADMESAPRGMYAGAVGLVDVRGWSRLALCIRTVTHDGTGYSTQSCAGIVADSEPAAEWRETLHKMGAAYWALTGRELAP; this comes from the coding sequence GTGACCACCCTGCTCGACTCACCGGCCCAGGCGGGCGCGGCGGCGCCGCCCGCGGTCGCCGTCCGCGTCGCGACGCTGCCCCTGCCCCCGCACGACCCGCTGGAGCTGTTCACCGCGCTGCGCGAACGCGCGGGCGAGACCGAGGTGTTCCTCCTGGAGAGCCTGGAGGCGCCCGCACAGGACGGCGGCACCGCCGTCGTGGGCTGCGGGCGGCTCGCCGAGATACGCGTGCACGCCGACCGGATCGCCGTCGACGCGCCCGCCCCACTCGCCGCCCCGCTCCTCGCCGCCGTCGACACGGCCGGGCTCGCGCCGCTGCCCGACGGCTCGCGCGCGCTCGGCGCGGACACCGACGTGTGGGACGTCCTGCGCGCGGTGCAGTCCGTCTTCCGCGTCGAGACCGACGCGGCGCCCGACACGTACGCCTTCGGCTTCCTCACGACCGTCGGCTACGGCGCCGCGTGGCACATGGAGCGGCTGCCCGAGCGCACCGGCGAGAGCGGCCCCGACCTCGTGCTCGCGCTCTTCCGCGACGTCGTGCGCTACGACCTCGACGCGGGCACGGCCGAACGGCTCGCCGCGACGAGCGAGCATTTCCCACCCGTAGCGAAGGACCTGGTCGAGGAGGGGCTCGCCGCGCTGCGCCCGGCGGGGCCGCTGCCGCGGGCACCGGAGCCGCGCGCCGTGCGCGACAGCACCGACCGGGACTCGTACCTGGAGTCGGTCGCGCGCTGCCTGCGGCACATCGGCGTCGGCGACGTCTACCAGATCCAGATCGGTCACCGCATCGAGGTCGACACCGAGCTGACGCCGCTCCAGGTGTACCGGCGGCTGCGGCACCGCAACCCCTCCCCGTACATGTACCTCGTGCCGCGCGAGGGCACGACCCTCATCGGGGCGAGCCCCGAAGTGCTGTACCGCACCGAGGGCGGGCAGTTGATGATGCGGCCCATCGCGGGGACCGCGCCGCGCTCGGGCGACCCCGCGGTCGACGGGCCCAGGATCGAGGCACTGCGGGCGAGCGAGAAGGAGCGCGCCGAGCACGTCATGCTCGTCGACCTGTGCCGCAACGACATCGGCAGGGTCGCCGTGCCCGGCTCCCTCGCGGTTCCCTCGCTCATGACCGTCGAGACCTACTCGCACGTCTTCCACCTCGTCTCGACCGTCGAGGGGCGGCTCGCGGCCGGTCAGGACGCGTGGTCGACGCTGTGCGCGACCTTCCCCGCGGGGACCGTCACCGGGGCGCCCAAGATCCGTGCCATGGAGCTGATCGCCGACATGGAGAGCGCGCCGCGCGGGATGTACGCGGGCGCGGTCGGCCTCGTCGACGTACGCGGCTGGTCCCGGCTCGCGCTGTGCATCAGGACGGTCACGCACGACGGTACGGGCTACTCCACGCAGAGCTGCGCCGGCATCGTGGCCGATTCCGAGCCCGCCGCCGAGTGGCGCGAGACGCTGCACAAGATGGGTGCCGCCTACTGGGCGCTGACCGGGCGGGAGCTGGCCCCGTGA
- a CDS encoding tryptophan halogenase family protein, whose protein sequence is MPETDNRIRKVVILGGGTAGWMTASYLGKALQGTVDIQVLEAPAIPRIGVGEATVPNLHRVLFDYLGIPEEEWMRECNASFKMAVKFVNWRTPGRGEPDSRTRPDGKPDHFYHPFGILPDHDNTPLSHYWFKNKYEGVTDKAFDYSCFREPPVMDAKKSPKWMDGESSTRYAWHFDAALVADFLRRFATDKQGVEHIQDEMVRAEQDERGYVTALHTKSGRVLDADLFVDCSGFRGLLINKALGEPFIDMSDHLMCDRAVATAVPHDDDANGIEPYTSAIAMSSGWAWKIPMLGRFGSGYVYSSRFTTQEEATREFCELWNLDPETTKFNHVRFRVGRNRRAWVNNVVSIGLSSCFLEPLESTGIYFITAAIHQLAKHFPDRTFPQALVDSFNEEIEVMFDDTRDFIQAHFYYAPRDDSEFWRAQKTLKLPENIQRKIAAYKAGLPINSPITDESTYYGNFEAEFRNFWTNGSYYCVFAGLGLEPDAPLPALAHKPESVAGAQPLFTKVAQEQRHLLDTLPSAHDYLRRLHAK, encoded by the coding sequence ATGCCAGAAACCGACAACCGCATCCGCAAGGTCGTCATTCTCGGCGGTGGCACCGCCGGCTGGATGACCGCCTCCTACCTGGGCAAAGCGCTTCAGGGCACGGTCGACATCCAGGTCCTCGAAGCCCCCGCGATCCCCCGTATCGGGGTCGGCGAGGCGACCGTGCCGAACCTGCACCGCGTGCTCTTCGACTACCTCGGGATTCCCGAGGAGGAGTGGATGCGCGAGTGCAACGCCAGCTTCAAGATGGCGGTCAAATTCGTCAACTGGCGCACCCCGGGCCGCGGCGAACCGGACTCCCGCACCCGCCCCGACGGAAAGCCGGACCACTTCTACCACCCGTTCGGCATTCTCCCCGACCACGACAACACGCCACTCTCGCACTACTGGTTCAAGAACAAGTACGAGGGCGTCACGGACAAGGCGTTCGACTACTCCTGCTTCCGCGAGCCCCCGGTGATGGACGCCAAGAAGTCGCCGAAGTGGATGGACGGCGAGAGCTCCACGCGGTACGCCTGGCACTTCGACGCCGCGCTCGTCGCCGACTTCCTGCGCCGCTTCGCGACCGACAAGCAGGGCGTCGAGCACATCCAGGACGAGATGGTCCGGGCCGAGCAGGACGAGCGCGGCTACGTCACCGCGCTGCACACCAAGAGCGGCCGGGTCCTGGACGCGGACCTCTTCGTGGACTGCTCGGGCTTCCGGGGGCTGCTCATCAACAAGGCGCTCGGGGAACCGTTCATCGACATGAGCGACCACCTCATGTGCGACCGCGCGGTCGCCACGGCGGTCCCGCACGACGACGACGCGAACGGCATCGAGCCGTACACCTCGGCCATCGCGATGTCCTCCGGCTGGGCGTGGAAGATCCCGATGCTCGGCCGCTTCGGCTCCGGCTACGTCTACTCCAGCCGTTTCACGACGCAGGAGGAGGCGACGCGCGAGTTCTGCGAGCTGTGGAACCTGGACCCGGAGACGACGAAGTTCAACCACGTCCGCTTCCGCGTCGGCCGCAACCGCCGCGCCTGGGTCAACAACGTCGTCAGCATCGGCCTCTCCTCCTGCTTCCTGGAGCCCCTGGAGTCGACCGGCATCTACTTCATCACGGCCGCCATCCACCAGCTCGCCAAGCACTTCCCCGACCGCACCTTCCCGCAGGCCCTCGTGGACAGCTTCAACGAGGAGATCGAGGTGATGTTCGACGACACCCGCGACTTCATCCAGGCGCACTTCTACTACGCGCCGCGCGACGACAGCGAGTTCTGGCGCGCGCAGAAGACGCTGAAGCTGCCCGAGAACATCCAGCGGAAGATCGCCGCGTACAAGGCGGGGCTGCCCATCAACTCGCCGATCACCGACGAGAGCACGTACTACGGGAACTTCGAGGCCGAGTTCCGCAACTTCTGGACCAACGGCAGCTACTACTGCGTCTTCGCCGGTCTCGGCCTGGAGCCGGACGCCCCGCTCCCCGCGCTCGCCCACAAGCCCGAGTCGGTCGCGGGCGCCCAGCCGCTCTTCACCAAGGTCGCACAGGAGCAGCGGCACCTCCTGGACACGCTGCCCAGTGCCCACGACTACCTGCGCCGGCTGCACGCCAAGTGA
- a CDS encoding anthranilate synthase component II translates to MNVLLIDAYDSFTHLIDQYLRTLGARTRVVRSRTREPGELLALAPDAVVLGPGPGHPADSGHVELVHAFAGRVPLLGICLGHQAIALAYGGEAGVAPRLRHGKTSPVDHDGRGLFAGLDGPLTVTRYHSLVVREPLPAALEVTARATDDGCVMGLRHREHAVEGMQFHPESITTQSGEELLANFLARAADSTIPSGGFTDSVRR, encoded by the coding sequence GTGAACGTCCTTCTCATCGACGCCTACGACAGCTTCACGCACCTCATCGACCAGTACCTGCGCACGCTCGGCGCCCGCACGCGCGTCGTGCGCTCGCGGACCCGCGAGCCGGGGGAACTGCTCGCGCTCGCACCGGACGCGGTCGTGCTCGGGCCGGGGCCCGGCCACCCGGCGGACTCCGGGCACGTGGAGCTGGTCCACGCCTTCGCGGGGCGCGTGCCGCTCCTCGGGATCTGCCTGGGGCACCAGGCGATCGCCCTCGCGTACGGGGGCGAGGCCGGGGTCGCGCCGCGGCTGCGGCACGGCAAGACGAGCCCCGTCGACCACGACGGGCGCGGTCTCTTCGCGGGGCTCGACGGGCCCCTCACGGTGACCCGCTACCACTCCCTCGTGGTCCGCGAGCCGCTGCCCGCGGCCCTGGAGGTCACGGCGCGCGCCACGGACGACGGCTGCGTCATGGGTCTCAGGCACCGCGAGCACGCCGTCGAGGGGATGCAGTTCCACCCGGAGTCCATCACCACGCAATCGGGGGAGGAACTTCTTGCGAACTTCCTCGCGCGCGCGGCGGATTCAACGATTCCGAGCGGCGGATTCACAGATTCCGTGCGACGTTAA
- the sbnA gene encoding 2,3-diaminopropionate biosynthesis protein SbnA has protein sequence MPYEDGNSAVPGPGGLSGTPPAELPGILATVGRTPLIELERLAPHLPVRLVAKAERFNPGGSVKDRSALSMVLHRVRTGELVPGRSTVIESSSGNLAIGLAQICAYFRLRLVCVVDSRTTPQNLAILRAYGAEVDVVTTPDPATGELLPMRLRRVAELLAATPDSYWPDQYANPLNRQAHLTTMREIAEALDGKVDHLVLAAGTGGTLGGCAQYIREAGLSTTVHAVDAVGSVLFGATASCTRLIPGHGASVRPKLLRPADADHVVRVTDLDCVVGCRRLVRREAILAGGSSGAVVSALDRIAPLVEPGATVVVILPDGGDRYLDTIYDDDWVSAHFGDVAKLWQDEWAGEQGSPGATLADIGR, from the coding sequence ATGCCGTACGAAGACGGGAACTCCGCTGTCCCGGGGCCGGGCGGACTCTCCGGAACGCCGCCGGCCGAACTCCCTGGAATTCTCGCCACCGTGGGGAGAACCCCGCTCATCGAGCTGGAACGGCTCGCGCCCCACCTGCCGGTGCGGCTCGTCGCCAAGGCCGAGCGGTTCAACCCCGGTGGCAGTGTCAAGGACCGCTCGGCGCTCTCGATGGTGCTGCACCGCGTGCGCACCGGTGAGCTGGTGCCGGGCCGCTCCACCGTGATCGAGTCCAGCTCCGGGAACCTCGCGATCGGCCTCGCGCAGATCTGCGCGTACTTCCGGCTGCGCCTCGTCTGCGTGGTCGACAGCCGCACCACCCCGCAGAACCTCGCGATCCTGCGGGCCTACGGGGCCGAGGTCGACGTCGTGACCACGCCCGACCCGGCCACCGGCGAGCTGCTGCCCATGCGGCTGCGCCGCGTGGCCGAACTCCTCGCCGCGACACCCGACTCGTACTGGCCGGACCAGTACGCCAACCCGCTCAACAGGCAGGCCCATCTCACGACCATGCGGGAGATCGCCGAGGCGCTCGACGGCAAGGTCGACCACCTCGTCCTCGCCGCCGGTACCGGGGGCACGCTCGGGGGCTGCGCCCAGTACATCCGCGAGGCCGGGCTCAGTACGACGGTCCACGCGGTCGACGCGGTCGGCAGCGTGCTCTTCGGGGCCACCGCCTCCTGCACCCGGCTCATTCCGGGCCACGGCGCCTCCGTACGGCCGAAGTTGCTGCGGCCCGCGGACGCCGACCACGTCGTCCGGGTCACCGACCTGGACTGCGTCGTCGGCTGCCGCAGGCTCGTACGGCGCGAGGCGATACTCGCGGGCGGCTCCTCGGGCGCGGTCGTCTCCGCGCTCGACCGGATCGCGCCCCTCGTCGAGCCCGGCGCGACCGTCGTCGTGATCCTGCCCGACGGCGGCGACCGCTATCTCGACACGATCTACGACGACGACTGGGTCAGCGCGCACTTCGGCGACGTCGCGAAGCTCTGGCAGGACGAGTGGGCCGGCGAGCAGGGATCGCCGGGGGCCACCTTGGCGGATATAGGGCGTTGA
- the sbnB gene encoding 2,3-diaminopropionate biosynthesis protein SbnB, with amino-acid sequence MPPVAEAPFFAVIPGAQVHEVLDGHEGEVVRIVEAAYRLHGGGETVNPPSYFLRFPDRPDSRIIALPASLGGEHGVDGMKWISSFPRNVAAGIPRASAVLILNDPRTGYPLACLESSVISAARTAASAALAAARLSEARGSRPRRVGFIGTGLIARFVHHYLAATGWDFDEVGVHDTAAEHAAGFADYLDRSGTGGKVTVHASAESLVRDSDLLVLATVAARPHLTEPGWFAHNPLVLHVSLRDLAPEVLLTGANFVDDIEHCLKAQTSPHLAEQLTGGREFIDGTLYDVLTGKAPVPAGRPVFFSPFGLGVLDLAVGRHVYDTLAAREALSVVPDFFHEMRRYG; translated from the coding sequence ATGCCGCCTGTTGCCGAGGCGCCGTTCTTCGCCGTGATCCCCGGTGCCCAGGTCCACGAGGTCCTGGACGGCCACGAGGGCGAGGTGGTGCGCATCGTCGAGGCGGCGTACCGCCTGCACGGGGGCGGCGAGACCGTGAACCCGCCGTCCTACTTCCTGCGCTTCCCCGACCGCCCCGACTCGCGGATCATCGCGCTGCCCGCCTCGCTCGGGGGCGAGCACGGCGTCGACGGGATGAAGTGGATCTCCAGCTTCCCGCGCAACGTCGCCGCGGGCATCCCGCGCGCCTCCGCCGTGCTGATCCTCAACGACCCGCGCACCGGCTACCCCCTCGCCTGCCTGGAGAGTTCCGTCATCAGCGCGGCCCGCACCGCCGCGTCCGCCGCGCTCGCGGCGGCGCGGCTGAGCGAGGCGCGCGGGAGCCGCCCGCGCCGCGTCGGCTTCATCGGGACCGGCCTCATCGCGCGCTTCGTGCACCACTATCTCGCCGCGACCGGCTGGGATTTCGACGAAGTCGGCGTGCACGACACGGCCGCCGAGCACGCGGCCGGATTCGCCGACTACCTTGACCGCAGCGGGACCGGCGGCAAGGTGACCGTGCACGCGAGCGCCGAAAGCCTCGTACGCGACAGCGACCTCCTCGTCCTCGCCACCGTCGCCGCGCGCCCGCACCTCACCGAGCCCGGCTGGTTCGCCCACAACCCCCTCGTCCTGCACGTCTCGTTGCGCGACCTGGCGCCCGAAGTCCTCCTGACCGGGGCGAACTTCGTGGACGACATCGAGCACTGCCTCAAGGCGCAGACCTCCCCGCACCTGGCCGAACAGCTCACCGGGGGACGGGAGTTCATCGACGGGACGCTCTACGACGTGCTGACGGGCAAGGCGCCCGTCCCCGCCGGGCGCCCCGTCTTCTTCTCGCCGTTCGGCCTCGGCGTCCTGGACCTCGCCGTCGGCCGGCACGTCTACGACACGCTCGCCGCGCGCGAGGCCCTTTCCGTCGTGCCGGACTTCTTCCACGAGATGCGGCGCTACGGCTGA